The Candidatus Nomurabacteria bacterium DNA window CAGGGCTTCGCGTGATCGTCTACAGTCACCGGAAAAAGGAACAAACACCACCAATGAGCCTACGGCATGCCAGCGTGCTTATCGGTAAGTTATGCCGCAACCAGAGCTCCTTGGAACTTGAGTTTGCAACCTTTCTCACCAGTGAAGATGGGCTCGTTAACGCCTGTATTCGCTTGCTTGAACGGATAAAGACAACCTCGCGCTTATCCTCTACACAAGAAGGTAGGGCCTTTGCTCGAGATCTTGCAACTGCGGCACTCAGTCACTCCATTCGTGGAACTCGGGAACACCGAGAACTTGTGGATCTGCAAGAATACTGGGGTCGAACCAGGTAGACTCACTTCTCAGTGACAATCCTACGCGCCCTGATCTCTAGGAGATTGGGGCGCTTTACTTTATCTGCACAAACCGTCGCTTCCCAACCTGAAGCAAGGGTGCCTTTTTTGCATCCAATTCCTTTGCGCCATCTTTCTCTACCTTGCCATCAATACGGACCGCTCCTTGCTCAAGCATGCGACGTCCTTCTGACTTTGATGGCACCAACTTTGCGCTGACTAAAATTTCTAACAGCGTGCTTTTTTGCTTCAGGCTGAACTCTGGCACCTCGTCTGGAGTGGCACCTTTTTGAAATACATTTTGAAATTCAGTTGCCGCCTTATCCGCATCGTTTAAGGAATGATATTGTGCAACCAGAGTATGGGCCAGCTTTGCTTTGACGTCGCGGGGATTATGGCCTGACTTCAAGCCTTGCGCCATTTCCTCGATCTCGGATAATGGTAAACGACTTAGTAAGGTAAAAAACGTAACAATCTGCTCGTCAGGAATACGCATGAGCTTGCCATACATATCTTTAGGCGTGTCAGAGAGCAATATTGCGTTGCCATAACTCTGACTCATCTTGCGCTTCCCGTCAGTACCGACGAGCAAGGGCATAATTACTAAATCTTGCGGAGACTGTTTTGCAGCCTCTTGAAGTGGGCGCGCCTGCAGCTCGTTAAATGTTTGATCACGACCAATCACTGTCACGTCAGCTTTCAACATTACCGAATCATAACCCTGCAAAAGGGGGTAGGTAATTTCGTGCAATCCAATCTCTTTGCCCTCTTTCATGCGTTGCTGAAACATGTCCCGCTCAAGCATGCGCTGGACGCTCACCTGAGAGAGTAAGTGAAGAAAATCCTCGGCTGACATTTTATCGTACCACTCAGCATTTGAACGTACTTCAACCTTCTTAATATCAAGTATTTTACCTAACTGTGTAACATATTTCTTGGCCAGGCGATGTACTTCTGCGGCCGAACGAAGCGCTCGACGCTCAGCTCGATCAGTTGGATCACCGAAACGGGCCGTAAAACCACCGATTAGGAACTGGATAGTGTGACCTGCTTCTTGAAATTGGCGCAACTTTTCATAAATAACTGCGTGACCCAAATGGAGGTCGGCAGTGGTCGGATCAACTCCGTGCTTAATCTTTAGCTTCTTGCCTGAGGCTAGCTTCTTCTCTAAGGATGCTCGAACTACGACCTCCGCAACGCCTCGGTCAAGTAAATCGCTTCTCATTGATTGGGCCTGTTTTTTCGCCATAAGAACAGTTGAAAGTATAGCAAAAAAATGCTAAGATAAGAACTGCTTCGGGGCGCATACTCGGCCCCGCTTCTCTACAACGAATGCCTATCCCTACTCTCACCCCACGCTCTCGTAATAGTGCGGCTACCTGGCGCAGTGCTAAAAATATGCCGGGATCTGAGCGACCTCGCAAATCTCGCCCCATATGGAAACGGCGGGAATTTTGGGTGCGTCGCGCGCTTCCTGTTGCTGCCGGACTTTTTCTGATTGGCGTGCTAGGAGTGGTGGGATTATTTGCCTGGTACTCACGCGACCTGCCTGACCCAAACGGTATAGTCGATCGTTCAGTTGCGCAAAGCACTAAAATATATGCTCGCGACGGGGAAACTCTACTCTACGAGGTGCACGGCGAAGAACGTCGCACTGTTGTTGAGTTAGAAAAAATTCCATTTAACTTACAAAAAGCCACCATTGCCATTGAGGATAAAGATTTTTACAAGCACGGCGGCATTGATTTTCGTGGACTCTTCCGGGCTGTCTTTACAAACATTATTAATCTCGACGTAACGGGTCAGGGCGGTTCAACTATCACCCAGCAGTTTGTAAAAAACGCCATCCTTACTACTGAGAAGAGCTACGTTCGAAAAATTAAAGAGGCGGTGCTGGCCTATCAAATTGAGAAACGCTTTACAAAAGATCAGATATTAAAGCTGTACTTCAATGAAATTCCCTATGGTCGTAATGCTTATGGCGCCGAAGCTGCCGCGCAGGTATATTTTGGCAAATCAGTCAGCGAGGTGAGTCTAGATGAAGCAGCGCTCTTAGCCGCCCTCCCTCAGGCTCCGTCCTACTACTCGCCTGATGGTAATCATGTTGATCTACTTGAAGGTCGGCAAGGTCGCGTCCTGCAAAACATGGCTGACCAGGGCTACATTACTCAAGAAGAAGCTGACGCAGCAAAAGAAGAGGACACGGTGGCGAAAATAATTCCACGCCGAGAAGTGATTAAAGCGCCGCACTTTGTTATCTATGTAAAAGAGCTACTCACTGAAAAATACGGCGAGAAGCAGATAGAGCAAGGGGGATTGCGAGTCATCACCACACTCGAGCCAAATCTGCAGCAAATGGCTGAGGATGCGGTGAGTAATGGTATGGCAAAAGTGGAGCGCTACGGTGGATCAAATGCGGCCCTGGTATCCCTAAACCCACAAACCGGCCAAATACTCGCTATGGTTGGCTCGCGCGACTACTTTGATGCCGAACATGATGGGAACGTAAACGTGGCCCTTAGACCACGTCAGCCTGGTTCCTCTTTTAAACCCATAGTCTATGCTCAGGCTTTTCGGGAGGGCTACACTCCGGAAACTATTTTATTTGACCTGATTACTAACTTTGGTGGCACACCAAACTATATTCCACAAAACTACAACGGCCGAGAAAATGGTCCAGTCACTATGCGTAAGGCTTTAGCTGGTTCTCTTAATGTCCCAGCAGTAAAAACACTTTATTTGGTTGGCGTAAATGATGCAGTGAATTTAGCAAAGAGCCTCGGCTACACCACACTGAATGATCCTGACCGCTATGGACTCTCGCTCACCTTAGGGGGCGGAGAAGTGAAGCTCTTAGAGCACACGGCTGCCTTTGGTGTTTTTGCAAATGAGGGCGTACGACAATCTACTGTTGCCATACTCCGAGTCGAAGATCGAAATGGAAAGATCTTAGAAGAAACAAACGAGGGTGAAGGAGAGCGCGTCTTGGATCAAAATGTTGCTCGCGAAATTTCCAGCGTACTCTCTGATAATGGAGCCCGGGCATATATTTTTGGCACGCAAAACTCCCTTATTCTGTCTGGTCGACCAGTTGCCGCAAAAACTGGTACTACAAATGATTTCCGAGATGCCTGGACCATGGGCTACACTCCTAACCTGGTTACCGGGGTATGGACAGGGAACAATGATAACTCTGAAATGAGCACCGGCGCTGATGGGTCAGTTATTGCGGCTCCGATTTGGAAAAGCTTTATGCAAGCAGCCACGGCCGGCGCTCCAGTGGTAAATTTCACCGCACCAAAGCCCAATGATGCAGAAAAACCAATACTCCAAGGTCGTTTAAGCTCTGGGGAAACCTTAACAGTAGATACGATCACTGGTAAGGAAATCCCAAGTGAGTGTGTAGATGAATGGCCCGAGGAGTTTAAGAAGCAGAAAGAATTAGAGCAGGTGCACACTATCCTTTATTTTGTGAATAAAGATAATCCCCGTGGACCAGTTCCTGATAACCCAGCCAGCGACCCTCA harbors:
- a CDS encoding tyrosine--tRNA ligase, with protein sequence MAKKQAQSMRSDLLDRGVAEVVVRASLEKKLASGKKLKIKHGVDPTTADLHLGHAVIYEKLRQFQEAGHTIQFLIGGFTARFGDPTDRAERRALRSAAEVHRLAKKYVTQLGKILDIKKVEVRSNAEWYDKMSAEDFLHLLSQVSVQRMLERDMFQQRMKEGKEIGLHEITYPLLQGYDSVMLKADVTVIGRDQTFNELQARPLQEAAKQSPQDLVIMPLLVGTDGKRKMSQSYGNAILLSDTPKDMYGKLMRIPDEQIVTFFTLLSRLPLSEIEEMAQGLKSGHNPRDVKAKLAHTLVAQYHSLNDADKAATEFQNVFQKGATPDEVPEFSLKQKSTLLEILVSAKLVPSKSEGRRMLEQGAVRIDGKVEKDGAKELDAKKAPLLQVGKRRFVQIK
- a CDS encoding PBP1A family penicillin-binding protein, with product MPGSERPRKSRPIWKRREFWVRRALPVAAGLFLIGVLGVVGLFAWYSRDLPDPNGIVDRSVAQSTKIYARDGETLLYEVHGEERRTVVELEKIPFNLQKATIAIEDKDFYKHGGIDFRGLFRAVFTNIINLDVTGQGGSTITQQFVKNAILTTEKSYVRKIKEAVLAYQIEKRFTKDQILKLYFNEIPYGRNAYGAEAAAQVYFGKSVSEVSLDEAALLAALPQAPSYYSPDGNHVDLLEGRQGRVLQNMADQGYITQEEADAAKEEDTVAKIIPRREVIKAPHFVIYVKELLTEKYGEKQIEQGGLRVITTLEPNLQQMAEDAVSNGMAKVERYGGSNAALVSLNPQTGQILAMVGSRDYFDAEHDGNVNVALRPRQPGSSFKPIVYAQAFREGYTPETILFDLITNFGGTPNYIPQNYNGRENGPVTMRKALAGSLNVPAVKTLYLVGVNDAVNLAKSLGYTTLNDPDRYGLSLTLGGGEVKLLEHTAAFGVFANEGVRQSTVAILRVEDRNGKILEETNEGEGERVLDQNVAREISSVLSDNGARAYIFGTQNSLILSGRPVAAKTGTTNDFRDAWTMGYTPNLVTGVWTGNNDNSEMSTGADGSVIAAPIWKSFMQAATAGAPVVNFTAPKPNDAEKPILQGRLSSGETLTVDTITGKEIPSECVDEWPEEFKKQKELEQVHTILYFVNKDNPRGPVPDNPASDPQFTRWEEPVRRWAEENDKLVDRPAKEDCDLRTIANTPKVTITSPASGSTITGNSVSVSATVDATRAITLTKFVIDGVEITEDTTAPFQASLDVSDLENGYHKLKVIAYDTVEQAGSQTIDVIIQHESSGTSIYFTAPVPGSRHAISDGAISISVVAQSAIGIDSVKVNITDANGVVTKLSTSSASGSRYSTQWTPLLAGDYTIQAIMTDDDGETTSTDNLSVSITAD